The Polyangium mundeleinium genome contains the following window.
CGGCTGAGGGATCGGGGCCTCGATCGAGGACGGGAGGCCGATGCGGACGCGCCTCAGCGTTCCTTTGCATCGACCGCATCGCGGTCGATGCACCCGAGGTCCAGGGCTGGCCCTGGTCCGGGTCCAGGGGTGGAAAACCCCTGGTCGGGGTCCGGGGTGAAACCCCGGCGCTACGGCTTGCTTTCCACGATCCGCCAGATTCCTTCGAGTGCTTCCACGGCGCCCATCGGCAGGCGGAGGGCGACGGCGTGTGAGATGACGGTCGGCTCGGGGTTGACCTCGATCGTGGGCACGCCGCGCGCGGCTGCTTCGAGGACGGGCTCGGCGATGTAGGGGAAGAGGCTCGATGTGCCGACCGAGACGACGACGTCGAAGCCTCGATCGAGCTCGTGGTGCAGCACTTCGAGCTTCGCCACGGGGAGCATCTCGCCGAAGAGCACGATGTCGGGCCGGAGGACCTTTTCGCAGGTGGTGCAGCGGGGGCAGGGGGCGAGGTGGGCGTAGTCTTGGACGACTTCGGTGTACGTGCAGCTCGTGCAGAGCAGCCGGTGGATGTCGCCGTGGATGTCGATCACGTTGCGCGAGCCGGCGGTGCGGTGGAAGCCGTCGACGTTTTGTGTGAGCACCCAGCTCCGGGGGAGGCGTTCTTCGAGGCGCGCGAGGGCCAGGT
Protein-coding sequences here:
- a CDS encoding NAD-dependent deacylase, whose protein sequence is MTIAQAGKLIAEARSALFITGAGISAASGIPTYRGVGGLYGDRVTDEGMPIEKALSGPVFRRSPELTWKYIHQIEQACRGAAPNAAHLALARLEERLPRSWVLTQNVDGFHRTAGSRNVIDIHGDIHRLLCTSCTYTEVVQDYAHLAPCPRCTTCEKVLRPDIVLFGEMLPVAKLEVLHHELDRGFDVVVSVGTSSLFPYIAEPVLEAAARGVPTIEVNPEPTVISHAVALRLPMGAVEALEGIWRIVESKP